In Plasmodium malariae genome assembly, chromosome: 11, the following proteins share a genomic window:
- the PmUG01_11058300 gene encoding conserved Plasmodium protein, unknown function codes for MEENNNFAEDMIDKFSNKGKKDDGNILIYTKNEFLYVYIELILNKRGFGDDHDIPVCINKFIFQDLSKNKRITEDGIEEEEDGINDSGDNYDDMQEYKYEKEYEDKRGGTSATGEVAEGGVGLHQNDNERDRNRSRNDFFNWENNMNKNNFEERVESNNPSSNMNNKRSNYFLKNGKYNKFFDPHAGTLDSTNGNGNVGGANVNNDNVSGCNIIINNNYSNNNIYENNSSNSNRASFARKNSFHMDHSNNNNGNVSGNNNPSGNNKKFIWREGDKGASSWRFSKGNHNKMSDYVGSNVGNNVGSNVGSNVANVGNNVGNNLSNNLSNNLSGIIGGSGISKNEMKQRGNKSYNKNFNIEMKIPSPTVMNDENDNYNNDIMRVSSRNSSYIKDRNGMHLKRESFINDYHYVNKNENNYTNNSGGNSMIHSMEHLPVDTNDGVGSKSDNIRRGVDNFNMINYTNATNKNLNYTNNSPVYFNKGNSSTIKKANDVYSYNTGNGGNNGNNMNVSSGSNNNVLNVEEWKLKKFKKVNNSGHNSGHNSGHNSGHNIDNNTTENHLMTEEKMKRGSRHEYPSMFTNKSSNGPNKAHINAQISINEGSLYNYSQQQCIGKNGSSMMNNMNGMNNMSAMNNAGNSSSTFDVKGYANDDIHRNNNTNDHADPLLLNSVNRKDAKNNIMLNTHEMQKGVISHFSNNVYFNTNKNLKLNEKRNLKNEKNFIEDDWSALRKKISIGENKKVTDDIMWHKMSEQFDRNNKIALDKMYTKGENNNNDNNKETIVGDSINKLRNNDKGGALKNDVDCGSKEKGNNLNGNNNNSNNNSRCNSGAPLQQKNKKAGDNNANVSLNNSLKSSEKKSMSKVCSSTEDHVSDAAYALEAKNNDEEIISNKEKAANGAKNKLNAEKSKKKKKKKNEKNEKSEKIDKNDKNEKNEKNEKNDKDKEKENEIDTEEVTVAEGGGHSRKIKSTMENINNNPRETSNDKTTNDNNSNNIYERISNIIYENNSDKMYEINCNNKIHLNDLMLENNNINTINNNINNVNNVNNMNIVNNMNNINNINNMNNMNNINNINNINNMNNINNMNNMNNMNNMNNINNMNNMNNMNNINNINNINNNINFNEKKEILFNKLYNTDQTNLQDERKMDERKCTDTNQLHCNNDGGGADGINLNRNNHSSIGTGKHTNKNNYNLDKHKNSIPNNYFADKGNLNENYIMANRNLKHDSFKGHNKYIDDINSRIGNVPQESLLQKIKKKSMCIEGMSSKIIPTYNSSITGNVNSIANSNVNNSAFNLSMHNNSAFDGDSLNPKNVADNTFLNMYINQNRNRNFVQMSNCQNNMNDHLLGNNYNYFLSNVNNMNSVNSTNNINIDLTTKGNLTMKINENPGGNVYANASLNKRSSTSNTDITRKHINKNILLDTNKDIIIDKEILKNIEKSSFNFKNIPDKINNVDENFLNRLSESDRNELLKRLILSNAKLADALETAVQDDSVALTTNSNNRNNNSNNSNNSNNSSNSNNSNNRSNSDNNNIHSNIIYSENKDEIHPNEKVIDMDFSGKKYNAVHVNNRNGIYMASSYYNNVSGHELNPSHDDAERNRKDTNVKNVRNHMNGNGKAGIDVAAVGERNCRGSILSMGRWLNFFKNSNNSGDHANVNARANANVNVHTNTNANVNVNPNTVKQNALLNRCKPMLEINTLPNTTNGNNESLVCPTSTVLEEKKMINSASSANVGALVGANIVKGANSKYNPSTVIVKNRMTVDGIIDYRSDTNNLNERNSNITRKIFQKPDDDKNKMYDSKIDMAEQSNEHSISMNSRSNTNSHYMCNKDLNMIHGIASSSAVGINGVVDSTRNNSGFVHSHICSDEVTKNIQTMNSINKISGDIWQYKDPSGIVQGPFSSELMFYWWTLNYFPHDLPIRFSENMQWIKFNEMFPAGTFPFVLPLTYMRKKHSYKVSTDNDYDFYSTEYKHVLNRCEETRSAGREKDFILLEKNRNVDSNSSVKKIQVNTVMNSGMNNSSMNNSGMNSSIDSCSNNQFCNVGSYDHASRKCNVMHNREYINFLIEKKAQLKTLIMHENDVEIIEERRKRIEELNKLIEAEQQKRIILNNERNSSSSCSSGNLMHVDRNDYIDVTNYQMKSARLTNNLKDILNINNNTLANTTATAATTATTTTATTTTAINAITAITATATTMNNVESTTLNDSNHIRDSIISTSNFLSENEVSNNSTNLIKCLTNSNSKIINSNDILINEKHNYLSNEFLDKKENEMSNYANETATENDRNNRNIYCNDMNKVIKSEIEVEKQKAMQMSINLVNSNMVSSSLPSSGIASSGIASSGMTSNGLPSNDLTSSCLMNNDNLVSAYHSDSNPIYDSSVAKQISYKLNVEKYNKAHAERTEEEIKKNESLSTVCNEKEQENVEEQILEKGKSIASSKKDKKGKRDNKKLSNDNEKEKEKEKEKEKEKEKEKEKEKEKEKEKEKEKRDEIEEAIKKRKSENSEKGNKSIDVGKENEKKNKNKKKKKDGEINKINNESSVEQSLTEGKTVEVVEEGLEEGDEHTERKSKRGGVKKIEGTIKYEEKKNKENAKSERGKNDTTNKGNLNSTFGSGNKSEGANSTTNTASNSANGTSNNGAKKTMEKMKWSITEERKIDKLVDIMKGEEKSVNMKIKMENTKKKLANSSSSSSSNNNSNAINNYIGSNNGSNNNGSNTLNGRKTGWDVYYSKSEKNTDYVDFPHLTTGAKLNKAKTANKNSLSKANTNTGSNSNNNAGSSNNYSSSNIICAHLTADCTNTVKNCVVGIGTRNNNNTISSADLNNKKSNEKKKWKNESVDTKLSEEDKKFPPLTNSTTNKVENNKKKTNSSGQELTDLKQLTNSCKLPLDDSLLNFLKNFKKAEEIYAFLQHSIEDKKKLNHFANEFIKISNKNNSNSNPKKKKKV; via the exons ATGGAAGAGAATAACAATTTTGCGGAAGATATGATTGATAAATTTTCTAACAAAGGGAAAAAAGATGATgggaatattttaatatatacaaaaaatgaatttttatatgtatatattgagcttatattaaataaaagaggGTTTGGAGATGATCATGATATACCCGTATGCatcaataaatttatttttcaagatttatcaaaaaataaaagaataacagAAGATGGTATTGAGGAAGAAGAGGATGGTATTAATGACAGTGGTGATAATTATGATGATATGCAGGAATATAAATACGAGAAAGAGTATGAGGATAAAAGAGGAGGAACATCAGCAACAGGAGAAGTAGCAGAGGGAGGCGTAGGTTTGCATCAAAATGATAATGAAAGAGATCGAAACAGAAGTAGAAATGATTTCTTTAATTgggaaaataatatgaacaaaaataatttcgaAGAACGGGTAGAATCGAATAATCCGTCAagtaatatgaataataagagaagtaattattttttaaaaaatgggaaatataataaattttttgatcCACATGCTGGTACCTTAGATAGTACTAATGGGAATGGAAATGTTGGCGGTGCAAATGTTAACAATGACAATGTTAGCGGTTGCAATATTATCATTAACAACAATTACAGTAATAACAACATATATGAAAACAATagcagtaacagtaacagaGCAAGCTTTGCAAGGAAAAACAGCTTTCACATGGAccatagtaataataacaatggCAATGTTAGCGGTAACAATAACCCTagtggtaataataaaaagttcaTATGGAGGGAGGGTGATAAGGGCGCATCGTCCTGGAGGTTCTCAAAGGGAAATCATAACAAAATGAGCGATTATGTTGGTAGTAATGTTGGCAATAATGTTGGCAGTAATGTTGGCAGTAATGTGGCTAATGTTGGCAATAACGTTGGCAATAACCTTAGCAATAACCTTAGCAATAATCTTAGCGGTATTATAGGAGGTAGTGGCATTAGTAAAAACGAGATGAAGCAACGAGGAAATAAAAGctataacaaaaattttaatattgaaATGAAAATACCATCGCCAACTGTTATGAATGATGAAAACGACAATTACAACAACGATATAATGCGAGTATCATCCAGAAATAGTAGTTACATTAAGGACAGAAATGGGATGCACTTGAAAAGAGAAAGTTTTATTAATGATTATCATTATgttaacaaaaatgaaaataattacacAAATAATAGTGGTGGAAACTCCATGATACATTCTATGGAACACCTTCCTGTGGACACTAACGATGGAGTAGGTTCCAAGAGTGATAATATAAGAAGAGGAGtagataattttaatatgataaattatacaaatgCGACGAATaagaatttaaattatactaaTAACTCCCctgtttattttaataagggAAATAGTAGCACCATCAAAAAGGCAAATGATGTATATAGTTACAATACGGGAAATGGCGGAAACAATGGGAACAATATGAACGTTAGCAGTGGTAGTAATAACAACGTACTAAATGTGGAAGAGTggaagttaaaaaaatttaagaaggTCAACAACAGTGGCCATAACAGTGGCCATAACAGTGGCCATAACAGCGGCCATAACATCGATAATAATACTACTGAAAACCATCTAATGACagaggaaaaaatgaagaggGGAAGTCGGCATGAGTACCCAAGCATGTTTACCAATAAAAGTAGTAATGGTCCGAACAAAGCGCATATAAATGCGCAAATTAGTATAAATGAGGGGAGTCTATACAATTACAGTCAACAACAGTGCATAGGGAAAAATGGTAGCAGCATGATGAACAATATGAATGGAATGAATAATATGAGTGCAATGAACAATGCAGGAAATAGTAGTAGCACCTTTGATGTGAAAGGGTATGCAAACGATGATATACATAGAAACAATAATACAAATGACCATGCTGAtcctttattattaaatagtGTTAATAGAAAAgatgcaaaaaataatattatgttgAACACACATGAAATGCAAAAGGGTGTTATCAgtcatttttcaaataacgTTTATTTTAATACGAACAAAAAtcttaaattaaatgaaaaacgaaatttgaaaaatgaaaaaaattttatcgaGGATGATTGGAGTGCtcttagaaaaaaaatatctataGGTGAAAACAAGAAAGTAACTGATGATATAATGTGGCACAAGATGAGTGAACAGTTTGATAGAAACAACAAAATTGCGTTAGATAAAATGTACACAAAAGGAGAAAACAACAACAATGACAACAACAAAGAAACTATCGTGGGTGATAGCATAAAcaaattaagaaataatgataagGGTGGTGCACTGAAGAATGATGTGGACTGCGGTAGTAAAGAGAAGGGAAACAACCTTAATggtaataacaacaatagtaataacaatagtagGTGTAATAGTGGTGCTCCACTGCagcagaaaaataaaaaagcagGAGATAACAATGCTAATGTATCCCTTAATAACAGTTTAAAGTCCAGTGAAAAGAAAAGTATGTCCAAAGTTTGTTCATCTACGGAGGATCATGTGAGTGATGCAGCCTATGCACTTGAGGCCAAAAATAACGACGAAGAAATTATCAGCAATAAGGAGAAAGCAGCAAATGGTGCAAAGAACAAACTGAACgcagaaaaaagtaaaaaaaaaaaaaaaaaaaaaaatgagaaaaatgagaaaagcgaaaaaatagacaaaaacgacaaaaacgaaaaaaacgaaaaaaacgaaaaaaacgATAAGGATAAAGAGAAGGAAAACGAAATAGACACCGAAGAAGTAACTGTAGCTGAAGGAGGAGGTCAtagtagaaaaataaaatctaccatggaaaatattaataataatccTAGGGAAACAAGTAACGATAAAACAACTAATGATAACaattctaataatatatatgaacgtatttctaatataatatatgaaaataattccgataaaatgtatgaaattaactgtaataataaaattcatcTAAATGATCTTATGCTcgaaaataataacattaacaccattaataataatataaataatgtaaataatgtaaataatatgaatattgtaaataatatgaataatataaataatataaataatatgaataatatgaataatataaataatataaataatataaataatatgaataatataaataatatgaataatatgaataatatgaataatatgaataatataaataatatgaataatatgaataatatgaataatataaataatataaataatataaataataatattaattttaacgaaaaaaaggaaatactttttaataaattatataatactgATCAAACTAATTTACAGGATGAACGGAAAATGGATGAACGAAAATGCACAGATACAAATCAATTACACTGTAACAATGATGGAGGGGGTGCCGACGGAATAAACTTAAATAGGAATAATCATAGCAGTATTGGCACTGGAAAACATACGAATAAGAACAACTACAACCTTGACAAACATAAAAACAGCATACCAAATAACTACTTTGCGGATAAAGGTAAtctaaatgaaaattatattatggcAAATAGAAACCTTAAACATGATTCATTCAAAGGGCATAATAAATACATCGATGATATTAACAGTAGAATTGGCAACGTGCCTCAAGAAAGTTTGTTAcagaagataaaaaaaaagagtatgtGCATAGAGGGTATGAGCAGTAAAATAATACCCACGTATAACTCCAGCATTACTGGCAATGTTAATAGCATCGCTAATAGCAACGTTAACAATAGTGCGTTCAACTTGAGCATGCATAACAACAGTGCGTTTGACGGAGATTCGTTGAATCCAAAGAATGTTGCTGATAATACTTTCCTGAACATGTACATAAACCAGAACAGAAACAGAAATTTTGTGCAAATGTCTAACTGTCAGAATAATATGAACGATCATTTGTTGGGaaataattacaattattttttgtccaacgtaaataatatgaacagtGTGAATAGTacgaataatataaatatagatcTTACTACCAAAGGAAACCTTACGATGAAGATAAATGAAAACCCAGGTGGTAATGTTTATGCAAATGCTAGTCTTAACAAACGAAGTAGTACATCGAACACTGATATAACACGGAAGCatatcaataaaaatatacttctTGATACtaataaagatataataatagataaagaaattttgaaaaatattgaaaaaagcagttttaattttaaaaatattccagataaaattaataatgtgGACGAAAATTTCCTTAACAGACTGAGTGAGAGTGATAGAAATGAACTATTGAAGCGTTTGATCTTAAGTAATGCAAAACTTGCGGATGCGTTGGAAACAGCTGTGCAGGATGACAGTGTTGCATTAACTACTAACAGTAacaatagaaataataatagcaataatagcaataatagcaataatagcagtaatagcaataatagtaacaatagaagtaatagtgataataataatatacacaGTAACATTATTTATAGTGAGAACAAGGATGAAATTCATCCAAACGAGAAAGTAATTGATATGGACTTCAGTGGAAAGAAATATAACGCTGTGCATGTAAACAACAGGAACGGAATCTATATGGCATCATCATATTACAATAACGTAAGTGGACACGAATTAAACCCATCACATGATGATGCAGAAAGAAATAGAAAGGATACGAACGTAAAAAACGTACGTAATCACATGAACGGGAATGGCAAGGCAGGAATTGATGTAGCCGCCGTAGGAGAAAGGAATTGTAGGGGTTCCATTCTAAGCATGGGTAGATGGCTCAACTTTTTCAAGAATAGTAACAACTCAGGGGATCATGCTAATGTGAATGCCAGAGCGAATGCAAACGTGAATGTACACACGAATACCAACGCGAATGTCAATGTCAACCCGAACACAGTTAAGCAAAATGCGTTGTTGAACAGATGCAAACCCATGTTAGAGATTAACACCTTGCCAAATACTACAAATGGCAACAACGAATCACTAGTGTGTCCCACTTCTACAGttttagaagaaaaaaaaatgattaactCAGCAAGTAGTGCCAATGTTGGTGCATTAGTAGGAGCAAATATCGTCAAAGGGGCAAACTCAAAGTATAACCCTTCGACGGTTATTGTGAAAAATAGGATGACAGTGGATGGTATAATAGACTATAGAAGTGATACGAATAACCTGAATGAAAGAAATAGTAACATAACAAGGAAGATATTTCAAAAACCAgatgatgataaaaataaaatgtacgACAGTAAGATAGACATGGCTGAGCAGAGTAACGAACACTCCATTAGTATGAACAGTCGGAGTAACACAAATAGCCACTATATGTGTAATAAGGACCTAAATATGATCCATGGCATTGCAAGTAGTAGCGCAGTTGGCATTAATGGTGTAGTTGACAGTACTAGAAACAATAGTGGATTCGTTCATTCACATATCTGCAGCGACGAAGTAACCAAGAACATTCAAACAATGAATAGCATAAATAAGATATCGGGTGATATATGGCAATACAAAGATCCATCTGGTATTGTTCAAGGCCCTTTTTCATCAGAACTGATGTTTTATTGGTGGACTTTGAATTATTTCCCACATGACTTACCAATCCGATTTAGTGAAAATATGCAATGGATTAAATTCAATGAAATGTTTCCAGCAGGTACTTTCCCATTTGTTCTTCCGTTAACTTATATGAGGAAAAAACATTCTTATAAGGTCAGCACAGATAATGATTATGATTTTTACAGCACAGAGTACAAGCATGTACTCAACAGATGTGAAGAAACAAGGTCAGCAGGTCGTGAAAaggattttattttattagaaaaaaatagaaatgtaGATAGCAACAGTAGTGTCAAGAAGATTCAAGTTAACACTGTTATGAATAGCGGTATGAACAATAGCAGCATGAACAATAGCGGTATGAATAGCAGCATTGACAGCTGCTCGAACAACCAATTTTGTAATGTCGGTTCGTATGACCATGCCAGCAGAAAGTGTAATGTTATGCATAACAGAgaatacattaattttttaattgaaaaGAAAGCACAATTAAAAACATTGATAATGCATGAAAATGATGTAGAAATAATTgaagaaagaagaaaacgTATAGAAGAGTTAAATAAACTAATTGAGGCAGAACAACAGAAGAGAATAATTTTGAACAATGAACGTAATAGTAGCAGTAGTTGCAGCAGTGGTAACCTAATGCATGTAGATAGAAACGACTATATAGATGTTACTAACTATCAAATGAAATCAGCAAgattaacaaataatttgaaggatatattaaatattaataacaacACACTTGCTAACACCACAGCTACAGCAGCCACAACTGCAACCACAACAACTGCAACTACAACAACTGCAATAAATGCAATAACTGCAATAACTGCAACTGCAACTACTATGAACAATGTAGAAAGTACAACATTAAACGACAGCAATCATATTAGAGATTCTATCATTTCCACGAGCAATTTTTTGAGCGAGAATGAAGTTAGCAATAATAGTACAAACCTTATCAAGTGCCTGACAaacagtaatagtaaaattattaatagtaatgacatcttaataaatgaaaagcaCAACTATCTTTCTAACGAATTTTTAGATAAAAAAGAGAACGAAATGAGTAATTACGCAAATGAAACTGCAACAGAGAACGATAGAAATaacagaaatatttattgcaATGATATGAACAAGGTAATAAAAAGCGAAATCGAAGTAGAAAAGCAAAAGGCCATGCAGATGAGCATCAATTTGGTTAATAGTAATATGGTAAGTAGCAGTCTTCCAAGTAGTGGTATTGCAAGTAGCGGTATTGCAAGTAGCGGTATGACGAGTAATGGTCTTCCAAGCAATGACTTAACAAGCAGTTGTTTAATGAATAATGACAATCTTGTGAGTGCATATCATTCGGATAGCAATCCTATTTATGATTCTTCTGTTGCTAAACAAATAAGCTACAAGTTGAAtgttgaaaaatataataaagccCATGCAGAACGGACCGAAgaagagataaaaaaaaatgaaagctTGTCCACTGTTTGTAATGAAAAGGAACAAGAAAATGTAGAAGAACAAATACTGGAGAAAGGCAAATCGATCGCTTCATccaaaaaagacaaaaaaggTAAGAgagataacaaaaaattgaGTAATGATAACGAGAAAGAAAAGGAGAAGGAGAAAGAAAAGGAGAAGGAGAAAGAAAAggagaaagagaaagaaaaggagaaagagaaagaaaaggAGAAAGAAAAGAGGGATGAAATTGAGGAAgcgataaaaaaaagaaaaagtgaaAATTCGGAAAAAGGTAATAAAAGCATAGATGTAGGaaaggaaaatgaaaagaaaaataaaaacaaaaaaaaaaagaaagatggtgaaattaacaaaattaacaaCGAATCGTCTGTGGAGCAATCATTGACAGAAGGAAAAACAGTAGAAGTAGTAGAAGAAGGGTTGGAAGAGGGAGACGAACACACTGAAAGGAAAAGCAAAAGGGGGGGAGTTAAGAAAATAGAAGGTACGATAAAAtatgaggaaaaaaagaataaagaaaatgcaAAAAGTGAGAGGGGCAAAAATGATACCACGAATAAAGGTAACCTTAACAGTACATTTGGCAGTGGTAATAAAAGTGAAGGTGCTAACAGTACAACTAACACTGCCTCTAATAGTGCTAATGGTACTTCGAACAACGGGGCCAAAAAAACAATGGAGAAGATGAAGTGGAGTATAACTgaggaaagaaaaattgaCAAATTGGTGGATATCATGAAAGGCGAAGAAAAGAGTGTAAacatgaaaattaaaatggaaaacacaaaaaagaaattggcgaatagtagtagtagtagtagtagtaataacaatagcaatgcgattaataattatattggAAGTAATAAtggtagtaataacaatggAAGTAATACCCTTAATGGTAGAAAAACAGGGTGGGATGTTTATTACAGTAAAAGCgaaaaaaatacagattACGTAGACTTTCCACACTTAACGACGGGGGCTAAACTAAATAAAGCTAAGACGGCGAATAAGAATTCGCTAAGTAAAGCCAATACCAATACTGGTTCAAACAGTAACAATAACGCtggtagtagtaataactatagtagtagtaatatcATTTGTGCTCATCTAACCGCGGATTGTACGAATACTGTTAAGAATTGTGTTGTTGGAATTGGTAccagaaataataataacaccATTAGTAGTGcagatttaaataataaaaaaagtaatgaaaaaaagaaatggaaaaatgaaaGTGTAGATACGAAACTTAGTGAGGAGGACAAGAAGTTTCCTCCTCTTACAAATTCTACAACCAACAAAG TTGAGaataataagaagaaaaCAAACTCATCCGGGCAGGAATTAACgg ATTTGAAACAGTTGACGAATTCGTGCAAATTGCCCCTAGATGATTCGCTgttaaactttttaaaaaatttcaag AAAGCAGAAGAAATTTATGCGTTCCTTCAACACAGTATTGAAGATAAGAAAAAACTAAATCATTTTGCAAATgagtttattaaaataagcaACAAAAATAATTCGAACAGTAATccaaaaaagaagaaaaaagtgTAG
- the PmUG01_11058400 gene encoding conserved Plasmodium protein, unknown function, whose protein sequence is MLFFSNMKSLSLYLFLSLFMLLLYPTSYALCLVSLEQKDNTFILEQNIAEKTNNDTKKIINKIKTKSNEIRMMYNTINKKNENMPIYIFVNDENEQKRKMLKNLFLIGKLDHMQGYNTAFSKYFLSIKNTSKAHGTELNEKMKEEREFINSLNEENKKKYIIGKIAEYEHLRMNVQQLYTSIGTASNLIVRFARMKL, encoded by the exons atgctttttttttccaatatGAAAAGTCTTTCACTTTACCTTTtcctttctctttttatgcTGTTATTGTATCCTACTAGTTATGCCCTCTGCTTGGTTTCACTTGAACAGAAAGATAATACATTCATTTTGGAGCAAAATATAGCcgaaaaaacaaacaatgatacgaaaaaaataataaataaaataaagacaAAATCTAATGAAATTCGTATGATGTACAATaccataaataaaaaaaatgaaaacatgcctatttacatttttgtaaatgatgagaatgaacaaaaaaggaaaatgctCAAAAACCTATTTCTTATAGGAAAACTTGATCATATGCAAGGTTATAATACCGccttttcaaaatatttcctgtctataaaaaatacaagtaAAGCACATGG aaCGGaactaaatgaaaaaatgaaagaagagcgagaatttataaatagcctaaatgaggaaaataaaaaaaaataca TAATTGGAAAAATAGCAGAATATGAACACCTAAGAATGAACGTGCAGCAGTTGTACACAAGCATAG GCACCGCATCAAATTTGATTGTTCGTTTTGCGCGTATGAAACTTTAA